A genomic region of Ammospiza nelsoni isolate bAmmNel1 chromosome 3, bAmmNel1.pri, whole genome shotgun sequence contains the following coding sequences:
- the IBTK gene encoding inhibitor of Bruton tyrosine kinase isoform X2 produces MNSYMPECTSKCRSLQHALDVISVVTRGSEGQIKAFLSSYCYNAATIKDAFGRNVIHLASSCGKKGVLDWLAETKGVDLLAKDKESGWTALHRSIFYGYIDCVLSLLKHGVSLYVQDKEGLSALDLVMKDRPIHVVFKKTDPTEVYTWGNNINFTLGHGGQQGRHHPELVDLFPRNGVYIKQVVLCKFHSVFLSHKGQVYTCGHGQGGRLGHGDEQTCLVPRLVEGLTGHQCSQIAAAKDHTVVLTEDGYVYTFGLNTFHQLGILPPPSNCSVPRQVQAKNLKGRMVIGVAAGRFHTVLWTKEAVYTMGLNGGQLGYLLDPNGEKCVTAPRQVSALHHKDISVSLVSASDGATVCVSERGDIYLLADYQCKKIASKQLNLKKVLVSGGYLEYKVDTQHLKENGGQKTCILALDEAGRVFCWKSSNNSMKQCRWVYGRQVFMSDVALNGNEIMFVTHDGEAFTGKWLEEGKKNSEKKEPVSSLQHPSCDVACEHDTTSVYERIRLQKLTFVHRAVSIATDPSGCNFAVLQSDPKTSLYEIPSVSLSSFGMDFGKLLDETDEMDSIHDVTFQIGTRMYPVHKYILAVRSDFFRKLFLSSDSQLDTPDIYRKDEDAVGCDLYVIEKVHPDLFAYLLQFIYTDTCDLLTHGYKPKISYKEKSDEYQDTLISNLSKMSFDENVNGKSAFEIYRNNQVQVINEKQKSKSKKGKAGDEANLIKMLQSAAKKFGLSNLSGRLDGVRLENGKINVVNKKNGNKPKLNQKKCSYLCDVTLKSLDGKEFPCHKCVLCARLDYFHSMLSSSWIEATCSALEMPIHSDILQIIVDYLYTDEALAIKDSQNVEFICNVLVVADQLLISRLKEICEVAIAEKLTLKNAAELLEFSAMYNAEQLKLSCLQFIGLNMAALLEARTLEVLSDEVVKDLSVYYRKMIPAMVRRVITPYPDGPDISSFEPEDGENFVFLREEMNTEQNSQEALFKKAKTKAKKKPRKRSDSSGGYNLSDIIQSPASTGSVKLDKANSVDSLPELLTSDSEGSYAGVSSPRDLQSPDFTKGFHPDRTEMKDKVCSPGVKPSHPNKEMKSYKGASAVMQSVPQSIPSARHSSASSPNWVATSFSPASPPAMDLRTIMEIEESMQKCGTMPKANSRMVSHGIKLSQKQRKMIALAAKDNGSASSPEPTTLVTAPPPPTKVAKLGNVWSSSLHSALPKSFRDLVMEEEKCMNVNNSPGTGIKRCGYKGSEDSSVQNTIRCNTRSNPGLEDHVLDSPQLESHNPWSTASPASSPVTAPVMFSAIVEEELQQEAALIRSREKPLALIQIEECAIQDLLVHYEAFDNPEEFVTVERAPQGPIAAPMWNKH; encoded by the exons ATGAATTCTTACATGCCAGAGTGCACTTCAAAGTGTCGATCTCTACAGCATGCTCTGGATGTTATTTCTGTAGTTACCAGAGGAAGTGAAGGCCAGATCAAGGCCTTTCTCTCTTCTTACTGCTACAATGCTGCAACTATCAAAGATGCCTTTGGTAGAAATGTTATACATCTCGCTTCGTCCTGTGGCAAAAAAGGTGTGCTGGACTGGTTGGCTGAGACCAAAGGAGTGGATCTCTTGGCAAAAGACAAGGAGTCTGGATGGACAGCTTTGCACAGAAGCATATTTTATGGATACATTGATTGTGTTTTGTCATTACTGAAG CATGGTGTTAGTCTGTATGTTCAGGATAAAGAAGGCTTATCAGCTCTGGATCTTGTGATGAAAGATAGGCCTATCCATGTGGTGTTCAAGAAAACtg ATCCCACAGAAGTCTACACCTGGGGAAACAATATAAATTTTACTTTGGGCCATGGTGGTCAGCAGGGTAGACATCATCCTGAATTGGTGGACCTTTTTCCTCGGAATGGCGTGTACATTAAACAG GTGGTACTCTGCAAATTCCACTCTGTGTTCCTTTCCCACAAAGGCCAAGTGTATACATGTGGACATGGACAAGGAGGGCGCTTGGGTCATGGTGATGAGCAAACTTGCTTG GTTCCAAGACTTGTTGAAGGCTTAACTGGTCATCAGTGCTCCCAGATAGCTGCAGCTAAGGATCATACTGTTGTTCTAACAGAAGATGGATATGTTTACACATTTGGTTTGAATACTTTCCATCAATTGGGtattcttcctcctccttctaaTTGCAGTGTTCCAAGACAG GTTCAggcaaaaaacctgaaaggtAGAATGGTGATTGGAGTGGCTGCAGGCAGATTCCATACTGTGCTATGGACTAAGGAAGCAGTGTATACCATGGGGCTGAATGGCGGCCAACTAG GTTATCTGCTGGATCctaatggagaaaaatgtgtAACTGCACCTCGCCAGGTCTCTGCTCTACACCATAAAGacatctctgtgtccctggtCTCTGCAAGTGATGGCGCTACAGTATGTGTTTCTGAAAGAGGAGATATTTATTTACTTGCAGACTATCAGTGCAAAAAGATAGCTTCCAA ACAACTGAACCTTAAAAAAGTTCTTGTCAGTGGAGGATATTTGGAGTATAAAGTAGATACCCAGCATCTTAAAGAAAATGGGGGTCAAAAGACTTGCATTCTGGCACTGGATGAAGCTGGAAGG GTGTTTTGCTGGAAGTCATCTAACAACTCCATGAAGCAGTGTCGTTGGGTGTATGGCCGGCAAGTCTTCATGTCTGATGTTGCCTTGAATGGGAATGAAATCATGTTTGTGACACATGATGGTGAAGCCTTCACAGGGAAGTGGctagaagaagggaaaaaaaactcagAAAAGAAAG aaCCTGTATCAAGCCTTCAGCATCCTTCATGTGATGTGGCTTGTGAACATGACACAACCAGTGTGTATGAAAGAATTCGACTTCAGAAGCTGACTTTTGTCCACCGAGCTGTCAGTATTGCCACTGATCCTAGTGGCTGCAATTTTGCTGTATTACAGTCAGATCCTAAAACCAG tctCTATGAAATTCCAAGTGTGTCACTATCAAGTTTTGGAATGGATTTTGGCAAACTGTTGGATGAAACAGATGAAATGGACAGCATCCATGATGTGACTTTTCAGATTGGCACGAGAATGTACCCCGTGCACAAATACATCTTGGCCGTACGCTCCGACTTCTTCAGGAAGCTCTTTCTTTCCAGTGACAGCCAGCTAGACACTCCAGACATCTACCGTAAAGATGAGGATGCTGTTGGATGTGATCTCTATGTAATTGAGAAGGTCCATCCAGATCTGTTTGCATACCTTCTGCAGTTCATATACACTGATACTTGTGATCTTTTGACTCATGGTTATAAGCCAAAAATCTcatataaagaaaaatcagatgAATATCAAGATACTTTAATTTCTAATCTCAGCAAAATGAGCTTTGATGAAAATGTCAATGGAAAGTCTGCATTTGAGATTTATAGAAATAATCAAGTGCAAGTtataaatgaaaaacagaagagCAAATCTAAAAAAGGCAAAGCTGGTGATGAAGCTAACCTCATTAAAATGTTGCAAAGTGCAGCAAAGAAGTTTGGGCTCAGCAATTTAAGTGGAAG GTTGGATGGAGTCAGattagaaaatggaaaaattaacgTTGTCAACAAGAAGAATGGGAACAAACCAAAGTTAAATCAGAAGAAATG TTCATACCTCTGCGATGTGACCCTGAAATCTTTAGATGGAAAGGAATTCCCGTGTCATAAGTGTGTACTTTGTGCAAGACTTg ATTATTTTCACAGCATGTTAAGCAGCTCATGGATTGAG gCTACCTGTTCAGCTCTGGAAATGCCCATCCATTCTGACATACTACAGATAATTGTGGATTACTTGTATACAGATGAAGCTCTTGCCATCAAAG ATTCTCAAAATGTGGAATTCATATGTAATGTTCTTGTGGTAGCAGACCAGCTTCTTATATCCAGACTCAAAGAAATCTGTGAAGTAGCCATTGCAGAAAAAT TGACCTTAAAGAATGCTGCTGAGCTGTTGGAGTTCTCAGCAATGTATAATGCTGAACAGCTAAAATTGTCCTGCTTGCAGTTCATAGGACTCAATATGGCAGCTTTGCTTGAAGCAAG gacTCTGGAAGTCTTAAGTGATGAAGTTGTGAAGGATCTTTCTGTTTATTACAGGAAAATG ATTCCAGCTATGGTCAGGAGAGTAATTACTCCATATCCAGATGGACCTGATATAAGTTCTTTTGAGCCTGAAGATGGAGAGAACTTTGTCTTTTTGAGGGAAGAAATGAATACAGAACAAAATTCTCA GGAAGCCCttttcaaaaaagcaaaaactaaGGCaaaaaagaagccaagaaaacgGTCTGACAGCTCTGGAGGATATAATCTGTCAGATATTATTCAGAGTCCGGCCTCCACAG GCTCAGTAAAACTGGATAAAGCTAACTCAGTAGACTCACTTCCAGAACTCTTAACATCTGACTCTGAAGGTAGTTATGCAGGAGTGAGTAGTCCCAGAGACTTGCAGTCCCCTGACTTCACAAAAGGATTTCATCCAGACAGGACTGAG ATGAAGGACAAAGTATGCAGTCCGGGTGTGAAACCCTCTCACCCTAACAAGGAGATGAAGTCATACAAGGGAGCATCAGCAGTGATGCAGTCTGTTCCACAGtccattcccagtgccagacacagctctgcaagCTCTCCCAATTGGGTAGCAACCAGTTTCAG tcCTGCCAGCCCTCCCGCTATGGATCTGAGAACCATCATGGAAATTGAAGAAAGTATGCAGAAATGTGGAACCATGCCAAAGGCAAATTCAAG AATGGTGTCTCATGGAATCAAGCTTTCtcagaagcaaaggaaaatgatTGCCCTGGCAGCAAAAGATAATGGATCAGCTAGCAGCCCAGAGCCTACCACTCTAGTGACTGCACCACCTCCACCCACAAAAGTTGCAAAACTAGGGAATGTGTG gtCATCTTCATTACATTCTGCTTTGCCAAAGTCATTCCGTGATCTTGtgatggaagaagaaaaatgtatgAATGTGAATAATTCACCTGGTACCGGTATTAAAAGATGTGGATATAAAGGATCTGAGGATTCATCTGTCCAAAACACCATAAG GTGCAACACTAGAAGTAATCCAGGTCTGGAAGACCATGTTCTGGATTCTCCACAGCTGGAGAGTCATAA tcCTTGGTcaacagcatcaccagccagctCTCCTGTGACAGCACCTGTCATGTTCTCAGCTATTGTAGAGGAAGAGCTCCAGCAGGAAGCTGCTCTTATTAGGAGCAGAGAAAAACCTTTGGCGTTGATCCAG attGAGGAGTGTGCTATTCAAGACTTACTAGTCCACTATGAAGCTTTTGACAACCCTGAAGAATTTGTGACTGTTGAAAGGGCTCCACAGGGACCTATAGCAGCACCCATGTGGAACAAGCACTAA
- the IBTK gene encoding inhibitor of Bruton tyrosine kinase isoform X1, which yields MNSYMPECTSKCRSLQHALDVISVVTRGSEGQIKAFLSSYCYNAATIKDAFGRNVIHLASSCGKKGVLDWLAETKGVDLLAKDKESGWTALHRSIFYGYIDCVLSLLKHGVSLYVQDKEGLSALDLVMKDRPIHVVFKKTDPTEVYTWGNNINFTLGHGGQQGRHHPELVDLFPRNGVYIKQVVLCKFHSVFLSHKGQVYTCGHGQGGRLGHGDEQTCLVPRLVEGLTGHQCSQIAAAKDHTVVLTEDGYVYTFGLNTFHQLGILPPPSNCSVPRQVQAKNLKGRMVIGVAAGRFHTVLWTKEAVYTMGLNGGQLGYLLDPNGEKCVTAPRQVSALHHKDISVSLVSASDGATVCVSERGDIYLLADYQCKKIASKQLNLKKVLVSGGYLEYKVDTQHLKENGGQKTCILALDEAGRVFCWKSSNNSMKQCRWVYGRQVFMSDVALNGNEIMFVTHDGEAFTGKWLEEGKKNSEKKEPVSSLQHPSCDVACEHDTTSVYERIRLQKLTFVHRAVSIATDPSGCNFAVLQSDPKTSLYEIPSVSLSSFGMDFGKLLDETDEMDSIHDVTFQIGTRMYPVHKYILAVRSDFFRKLFLSSDSQLDTPDIYRKDEDAVGCDLYVIEKVHPDLFAYLLQFIYTDTCDLLTHGYKPKISYKEKSDEYQDTLISNLSKMSFDENVNGKSAFEIYRNNQVQVINEKQKSKSKKGKAGDEANLIKMLQSAAKKFGLSNLSGRLDGVRLENGKINVVNKKNGNKPKLNQKKCSYLCDVTLKSLDGKEFPCHKCVLCARLDYFHSMLSSSWIEATCSALEMPIHSDILQIIVDYLYTDEALAIKDSQNVEFICNVLVVADQLLISRLKEICEVAIAEKLTLKNAAELLEFSAMYNAEQLKLSCLQFIGLNMAALLEARTLEVLSDEVVKDLSVYYRKMIPAMVRRVITPYPDGPDISSFEPEDGENFVFLREEMNTEQNSQEALFKKAKTKAKKKPRKRSDSSGGYNLSDIIQSPASTGSVKLDKANSVDSLPELLTSDSEGSYAGVSSPRDLQSPDFTKGFHPDRTEMKDKVCSPGVKPSHPNKEMKSYKGASAVMQSVPQSIPSARHSSASSPNWVATSFSPASPPAMDLRTIMEIEESMQKCGTMPKANSSRMVSHGIKLSQKQRKMIALAAKDNGSASSPEPTTLVTAPPPPTKVAKLGNVWSSSLHSALPKSFRDLVMEEEKCMNVNNSPGTGIKRCGYKGSEDSSVQNTIRCNTRSNPGLEDHVLDSPQLESHNPWSTASPASSPVTAPVMFSAIVEEELQQEAALIRSREKPLALIQIEECAIQDLLVHYEAFDNPEEFVTVERAPQGPIAAPMWNKH from the exons ATGAATTCTTACATGCCAGAGTGCACTTCAAAGTGTCGATCTCTACAGCATGCTCTGGATGTTATTTCTGTAGTTACCAGAGGAAGTGAAGGCCAGATCAAGGCCTTTCTCTCTTCTTACTGCTACAATGCTGCAACTATCAAAGATGCCTTTGGTAGAAATGTTATACATCTCGCTTCGTCCTGTGGCAAAAAAGGTGTGCTGGACTGGTTGGCTGAGACCAAAGGAGTGGATCTCTTGGCAAAAGACAAGGAGTCTGGATGGACAGCTTTGCACAGAAGCATATTTTATGGATACATTGATTGTGTTTTGTCATTACTGAAG CATGGTGTTAGTCTGTATGTTCAGGATAAAGAAGGCTTATCAGCTCTGGATCTTGTGATGAAAGATAGGCCTATCCATGTGGTGTTCAAGAAAACtg ATCCCACAGAAGTCTACACCTGGGGAAACAATATAAATTTTACTTTGGGCCATGGTGGTCAGCAGGGTAGACATCATCCTGAATTGGTGGACCTTTTTCCTCGGAATGGCGTGTACATTAAACAG GTGGTACTCTGCAAATTCCACTCTGTGTTCCTTTCCCACAAAGGCCAAGTGTATACATGTGGACATGGACAAGGAGGGCGCTTGGGTCATGGTGATGAGCAAACTTGCTTG GTTCCAAGACTTGTTGAAGGCTTAACTGGTCATCAGTGCTCCCAGATAGCTGCAGCTAAGGATCATACTGTTGTTCTAACAGAAGATGGATATGTTTACACATTTGGTTTGAATACTTTCCATCAATTGGGtattcttcctcctccttctaaTTGCAGTGTTCCAAGACAG GTTCAggcaaaaaacctgaaaggtAGAATGGTGATTGGAGTGGCTGCAGGCAGATTCCATACTGTGCTATGGACTAAGGAAGCAGTGTATACCATGGGGCTGAATGGCGGCCAACTAG GTTATCTGCTGGATCctaatggagaaaaatgtgtAACTGCACCTCGCCAGGTCTCTGCTCTACACCATAAAGacatctctgtgtccctggtCTCTGCAAGTGATGGCGCTACAGTATGTGTTTCTGAAAGAGGAGATATTTATTTACTTGCAGACTATCAGTGCAAAAAGATAGCTTCCAA ACAACTGAACCTTAAAAAAGTTCTTGTCAGTGGAGGATATTTGGAGTATAAAGTAGATACCCAGCATCTTAAAGAAAATGGGGGTCAAAAGACTTGCATTCTGGCACTGGATGAAGCTGGAAGG GTGTTTTGCTGGAAGTCATCTAACAACTCCATGAAGCAGTGTCGTTGGGTGTATGGCCGGCAAGTCTTCATGTCTGATGTTGCCTTGAATGGGAATGAAATCATGTTTGTGACACATGATGGTGAAGCCTTCACAGGGAAGTGGctagaagaagggaaaaaaaactcagAAAAGAAAG aaCCTGTATCAAGCCTTCAGCATCCTTCATGTGATGTGGCTTGTGAACATGACACAACCAGTGTGTATGAAAGAATTCGACTTCAGAAGCTGACTTTTGTCCACCGAGCTGTCAGTATTGCCACTGATCCTAGTGGCTGCAATTTTGCTGTATTACAGTCAGATCCTAAAACCAG tctCTATGAAATTCCAAGTGTGTCACTATCAAGTTTTGGAATGGATTTTGGCAAACTGTTGGATGAAACAGATGAAATGGACAGCATCCATGATGTGACTTTTCAGATTGGCACGAGAATGTACCCCGTGCACAAATACATCTTGGCCGTACGCTCCGACTTCTTCAGGAAGCTCTTTCTTTCCAGTGACAGCCAGCTAGACACTCCAGACATCTACCGTAAAGATGAGGATGCTGTTGGATGTGATCTCTATGTAATTGAGAAGGTCCATCCAGATCTGTTTGCATACCTTCTGCAGTTCATATACACTGATACTTGTGATCTTTTGACTCATGGTTATAAGCCAAAAATCTcatataaagaaaaatcagatgAATATCAAGATACTTTAATTTCTAATCTCAGCAAAATGAGCTTTGATGAAAATGTCAATGGAAAGTCTGCATTTGAGATTTATAGAAATAATCAAGTGCAAGTtataaatgaaaaacagaagagCAAATCTAAAAAAGGCAAAGCTGGTGATGAAGCTAACCTCATTAAAATGTTGCAAAGTGCAGCAAAGAAGTTTGGGCTCAGCAATTTAAGTGGAAG GTTGGATGGAGTCAGattagaaaatggaaaaattaacgTTGTCAACAAGAAGAATGGGAACAAACCAAAGTTAAATCAGAAGAAATG TTCATACCTCTGCGATGTGACCCTGAAATCTTTAGATGGAAAGGAATTCCCGTGTCATAAGTGTGTACTTTGTGCAAGACTTg ATTATTTTCACAGCATGTTAAGCAGCTCATGGATTGAG gCTACCTGTTCAGCTCTGGAAATGCCCATCCATTCTGACATACTACAGATAATTGTGGATTACTTGTATACAGATGAAGCTCTTGCCATCAAAG ATTCTCAAAATGTGGAATTCATATGTAATGTTCTTGTGGTAGCAGACCAGCTTCTTATATCCAGACTCAAAGAAATCTGTGAAGTAGCCATTGCAGAAAAAT TGACCTTAAAGAATGCTGCTGAGCTGTTGGAGTTCTCAGCAATGTATAATGCTGAACAGCTAAAATTGTCCTGCTTGCAGTTCATAGGACTCAATATGGCAGCTTTGCTTGAAGCAAG gacTCTGGAAGTCTTAAGTGATGAAGTTGTGAAGGATCTTTCTGTTTATTACAGGAAAATG ATTCCAGCTATGGTCAGGAGAGTAATTACTCCATATCCAGATGGACCTGATATAAGTTCTTTTGAGCCTGAAGATGGAGAGAACTTTGTCTTTTTGAGGGAAGAAATGAATACAGAACAAAATTCTCA GGAAGCCCttttcaaaaaagcaaaaactaaGGCaaaaaagaagccaagaaaacgGTCTGACAGCTCTGGAGGATATAATCTGTCAGATATTATTCAGAGTCCGGCCTCCACAG GCTCAGTAAAACTGGATAAAGCTAACTCAGTAGACTCACTTCCAGAACTCTTAACATCTGACTCTGAAGGTAGTTATGCAGGAGTGAGTAGTCCCAGAGACTTGCAGTCCCCTGACTTCACAAAAGGATTTCATCCAGACAGGACTGAG ATGAAGGACAAAGTATGCAGTCCGGGTGTGAAACCCTCTCACCCTAACAAGGAGATGAAGTCATACAAGGGAGCATCAGCAGTGATGCAGTCTGTTCCACAGtccattcccagtgccagacacagctctgcaagCTCTCCCAATTGGGTAGCAACCAGTTTCAG tcCTGCCAGCCCTCCCGCTATGGATCTGAGAACCATCATGGAAATTGAAGAAAGTATGCAGAAATGTGGAACCATGCCAAAGGCAAATTCAAG CAGAATGGTGTCTCATGGAATCAAGCTTTCtcagaagcaaaggaaaatgatTGCCCTGGCAGCAAAAGATAATGGATCAGCTAGCAGCCCAGAGCCTACCACTCTAGTGACTGCACCACCTCCACCCACAAAAGTTGCAAAACTAGGGAATGTGTG gtCATCTTCATTACATTCTGCTTTGCCAAAGTCATTCCGTGATCTTGtgatggaagaagaaaaatgtatgAATGTGAATAATTCACCTGGTACCGGTATTAAAAGATGTGGATATAAAGGATCTGAGGATTCATCTGTCCAAAACACCATAAG GTGCAACACTAGAAGTAATCCAGGTCTGGAAGACCATGTTCTGGATTCTCCACAGCTGGAGAGTCATAA tcCTTGGTcaacagcatcaccagccagctCTCCTGTGACAGCACCTGTCATGTTCTCAGCTATTGTAGAGGAAGAGCTCCAGCAGGAAGCTGCTCTTATTAGGAGCAGAGAAAAACCTTTGGCGTTGATCCAG attGAGGAGTGTGCTATTCAAGACTTACTAGTCCACTATGAAGCTTTTGACAACCCTGAAGAATTTGTGACTGTTGAAAGGGCTCCACAGGGACCTATAGCAGCACCCATGTGGAACAAGCACTAA